Below is a window of Myxococcales bacterium DNA.
TGATCGCAGTTCTGGTGGCCCGAGCGATGACCGTCGACGATTTCGGGCGCTTCGGCCTCGCGCTGGCGCTGTCGGGCATTTTCGAAGTGGTGGGTAATTTCGGCCTGACTTCCCTG
It encodes the following:
- a CDS encoding oligosaccharide flippase family protein gives rise to the protein MSGSRVAKNSLILLIAEAARRGLSVVIAVLVARAMTVDDFGRFGLALALSGIFEVVGNFGLTSL